One genomic window of Aliiroseovarius sp. M344 includes the following:
- a CDS encoding ABC transporter permease: MEKMPKWADVALIPLLNLLIAFVLSGLVILAIGENPIKALQMMINGALGSTYGWGYTLYYATNFIFTGLAVSIAFKAAMFNIGGEGQAMIGGLGVALVCLYIPFPHWSVALLFAMIGGAVFGAAWAMIPAYLQARRGSHVVITTIMFNFIAASLLNYMLVNVLRPKGSMDPATGKFPETTHLPTLHEMLEPLGIAFSKSAPVNISLFIALAACVVVYLLMWRSRLGYEIRAFGLSPEASVYAGISPFKIIMIAMILSGGLSGMMSINNTMGEAERLVLNSVEGAGFIGIAVALMGRNHPFGVLLAALLFGFLYQGGSELSLWTKIPRELVIVIQALVILFTGALDNMVRVPVERAFIRAAKRGAN, encoded by the coding sequence CGAAATGGGCCGATGTCGCCCTGATCCCACTGCTGAACTTACTGATCGCTTTCGTGCTGTCGGGCTTGGTGATCCTTGCCATCGGGGAAAACCCGATCAAGGCGTTACAGATGATGATCAACGGCGCGCTCGGGTCGACATATGGATGGGGCTATACGCTCTATTACGCGACCAATTTCATTTTTACCGGGCTTGCTGTGTCAATCGCCTTCAAAGCCGCGATGTTCAATATCGGTGGCGAGGGTCAGGCCATGATTGGCGGCTTGGGCGTGGCGCTGGTCTGTCTTTATATCCCCTTTCCGCATTGGTCTGTCGCGCTTTTGTTCGCGATGATCGGCGGGGCAGTATTCGGTGCCGCTTGGGCAATGATCCCGGCTTATCTGCAAGCCCGCCGCGGCAGCCATGTCGTAATCACCACGATCATGTTCAACTTCATCGCCGCGTCCCTTTTGAATTATATGCTGGTCAACGTGCTTCGCCCCAAAGGGTCCATGGACCCGGCCACTGGGAAATTCCCGGAGACGACGCACCTGCCGACGCTGCACGAAATGCTTGAACCGCTGGGCATCGCATTCTCAAAATCTGCACCGGTGAACATCTCTTTGTTCATCGCGTTGGCCGCTTGTGTCGTGGTTTATCTTCTGATGTGGCGGTCTCGTCTGGGTTATGAAATCCGAGCCTTCGGGCTGTCTCCCGAAGCCTCTGTCTACGCGGGCATATCACCCTTCAAGATCATCATGATCGCGATGATCCTGTCAGGTGGCCTGTCCGGCATGATGTCCATCAACAACACAATGGGCGAGGCAGAGCGGCTTGTCCTGAACTCGGTTGAAGGCGCGGGCTTTATCGGGATCGCCGTGGCGCTTATGGGTCGCAACCACCCGTTCGGGGTGTTGCTGGCTGCCCTGTTGTTCGGTTTCCTCTACCAAGGTGGAAGTGAACTGTCGCTGTGGACGAAAATTCCGCGCGAGTTGGTCATTGTCATTCAGGCGCTGGTCATCTTGTTCACTGGCGCGCTCGACAACATGGTTCGGGTGCCGGTGGAACGTGCCTTCA